A region of the Arenibacter antarcticus genome:
TAATTAAGTTTAGCCAAAATAATTATACCATCTAACCCGGCTTTTACGGTATATCGTCGTCAGAAAAAATTCTGTCCTTTATTGCAGGGTGCAAAAATTTTCAACCTAAATCTAACAAAAACAAGTATCAATTACCTTGTACTACTACTCAATTATAATGCAACGCTAAAACAAAAAGAGGTATTTCCTTATAAATTGATACAAATAGCATTAATCATAACCAAAGTTTTACAGATTTCAAAATCTAAATACCTTAGCTTTGTGTTTCACTTTTTAATAGATGTCAAAAGGAATTCTACAGCATATTAACACTCCTACCGATATTCGTACACTACCAGTGGCAGAGTTATCCCAACTTGCTAAGGAATTACGCGAATTCATTATCGATATTGTAGCGAACAAAGAAGGACATTTAGGGGCTAGCTTGGGGGTTGTGGAACTAACCATAGCTTTACATTATGTTTTTAACACTCCTTATGATAACCTTATCTGGGACGTTGGGCATCAGGCCTATGGGCATAAGATACTTACTGGACGCAGGGAAATTTTTCACACCAACAGACAACTCGACGGAATTAGTGGATTCCCTAAACGGGAGGAGAGCAAATACGATGCCTTTGGAACTGGGCATAGCTCCACTTCTATCTCCGCCATCTTGGGAATGTCCATGGCATCTCGGTTAAAAGGCGAAACAAAAAAACAGCATATTGCCGTGATCGGGGACGCCTCCATAGCCAGTGGGATGGCTTTTGAGGGCTTGAACCACGCAGGAGACACCGATCCAAATATCCTTATAGTTTTAAATGACAATGCTATTGGTATAGACCCTAGCGTTGGGGCGTTAAAAAAATACCTTACCAATGTTAAGAAAGGAACAGCAAAGGACGAGAATATTTTTGAGTGCTTAAATTTTGATTACACAGGTCCTTTAGATGGCCATGACCTCCCCCTTCTAGTCAAAGAACTGGAAAGACTAAAATCTGTAGCCGGCCCAAAATTACTACATATCATTACTACCAAAGGGAAAGGACTTAAAAAAGCAGAGGAAAATCAAGTGGTGTACCATGCACCTGGAAAATTTGACAAGATTACCGGGGATATATTGCCCAAGATTTCTGAAAATGAACCTCCTAAGTATCAGGATGTATTTGGACATACCCTAGTTGAATTGGCCAAATTAAATCCCAGAATAGTTGGAATAACTCCCGCTATGCCTACTGGAAGCTCGTTGAAATATATGATGGACCTGATGCCAGAAAGGGCATTTGACGTAGGTATTGCAGAACAGCATGCCGTAACCATGGCAGCTGGAATGGCTGCTGAAGGTATGGTTCCCTTTTGCAATATATATGTTACCTTTCTTCAACGCGCCTATGACCAGCTAATCCACGATGTTGCCCTACAGAACCTTCCCGTAATATTCTGTTTGGATCGCGCAGGATTAGTAGGCCAAGATGGTGCCACCCACCACGGTCTATATGATATGGCTCAATTACGGTGTATCCCAAATCTTATTATTTTTGCGCCGATGAACGAAATTGAGCTAAGAAACATAATGTATACGGCACAATTAGGATTAAAACATCCTATTGCCATTAGATACCCTAGGGGAAGAGGGGTTATTTTAGATTGGAAACAGAAATTTGCCGAGATTCCGATAGGTAGCGCAGAAGAATTAAAAAAAGGCACGAAAATTGCAATACTCTCCATCGGTCATATAGGAAATATGGTTTTGGAATTGCTTTCGGAATTAAATAATGAAAATGAGGTAGGACTTTACAATATGAGGTTTGTGAAACCACTTGACAAGGAGATGTTGCAAAACATTTTCCAAGAGTACTCCCATGTCATTACCATTGAAGACGGATGTAGCACCGGTGGCTTTGGCAGTGCCGTATTAGAGTTTGCTAATGAAATAAATTGTAAAATACCTATACAAATAATTGGCGTTCCAGAAGTGTTTATAGAACATGGAACAGTGGAGGAACTTCAACGCATAGCTGGAATAGATAAAACGACCCTTTGGAATCATATTAATAATATACTGAATAAAGATTAACATGCGCGGTAAAATCATCTTCATTGTCCTCTTATTATTTTGGTTAATTCCTATAAACGCTCAGGTAACACCTATCAAAAAATCCGAAACCGACACCACTAAGGTAACTCCCATCACCGTTGATACCATGAGGATAGATACAATGCGGGTAGATACCATTGTGATCAGGACCTTGCAAAACAAAATAAAGAACCTTTCTAGGGGAGCCAATCTGACTGGGCCAGTAATAACCTTTAATAAAACAAAGGCTCTGGACGAAGAATACCGACCCTTTAGAATTCCTTCTTTTTGGGAAAAGGAAAACAAACTTAGCGTAAACTTAAATGAAGTAGCTTTTGTAAACTGGAACGCAGGGGGCAACAATTCTATATCTGCCCTAGCGAATATAAAGTTTCTCCGAAATTATAAATTTCGATATGTCCAATGGGAAAATTTATTGGAACTCCGATATGGCCTCAATTCCCAAGAAAATCAAAAAATGCGAAAAGCGGACGACGCAATTCGCTTTAGTTCCACATTTGCTTATAGACGTGATACCATTAGCAATTGGTACTACAGTGTTAGAGCTAACTTTAACACCCAATTCTCCAATGGATACAAGTACCCCAATAGGCAAGCCCCCGTCTCTAGGTTTATGTCCCCTGGATATGGCTTTATTGGTGCGGGAACTTCGTATATCCCAGAAGGGAAAAAGTTTAACCTCTATTTGTCACCCTTTACCCAAAAGGTAACTTTTGTATTAGATCAAAATCTCGCAGATAAAGGTGCATTTGGAGTGGAAAAAGCAAAGTACGATGCAGATAAGAACAAAATCAAGGATGGAGAGAATTCAGTTATGGAATTTGGAGTATTGATTACCAATACTTGGCAGGGCGATCTTTTTGAGAACATTGGGGTAAGGCATCGTTTAAGCCTGTATTCGGATTATCTAAAAAGCTTTGGAAATATTGATGTGGAATGGGAGCTTAATTTTACGCTGAAAGTCAATAAGTATGTAAGCACCAACTTTGGGACACATATACTCTATGATGATGACATTAAGTTTGACCCAATTAAAGCCGATGATGGATCCATTATAAGTGACGGCACCCCAAAAATACAGTTTAAACAACTCTTTGGGGTAGGTATCAACTATAATTTCTAATGGTTTTTTTATAGTTGCTTACCCATAATCTTGTTGTGTATGTGTACCGCGGCACTGTCCGAAAGACTGGCCACATAACAACAGGCGTTTAATAATATGGAATAGGTAGATCCCGTGGTGTCTCTATAAAATTCGGGTAGGGTAGAAATCATTAATTGATCATAATTAGAACCGTCCCCCTCTTTATGTCGCGTTAAAGCAGTGGTATAAACCTCCAAAATGTCAGAAATTATTTTATATCCGGCAATTTCTTTTTCTATAACTTCCTGGGATTGATATATTTTCTTTACACTTAAGGATAAGATATCTTCAATCTGAGCTTTAAATTTACTTTTTTCCATTAGGGAGACGTCAAACTCCCCTTTTAAGATCGCCTCTTCATTGTCTACAAAGGTCCCTATTGCATCGGAAATTAAAGTGTTTATCGCCAAGGCCCTCAAATAGCTCAATCGGTCCTCCATATAGGCCAATTCATTGTATTTTTTAGTATTGATACTGTCCTTTACCAATTTTATCAGATACTCCAAAGCAAAATCTTCTGGAATAAGCCCCAAATTTATACCATCCTCAAAATCGATTATAGTATAACAAATATCATCGGCAGCCTCTACCAAAAAGGTTAAAGGATGCCTACTATAGGCAACATCCCCTTTATGCGAAGTAGTACTTAACCCTAACTCACTCGCCACTTCCTTAAAGGAATCAACATCAGATTGAAAAAAACCGAATTTTTTATCCGCAATATGCTTTGTGGGTTTCTTGGGTAGAGATTCTTTAGGGTATTTCATAAACGCCCCCAAAGTAGCATAACTAAGCCGTAAGCCACCCTCAACGCCCTTCCTAGATTCTGTTAATAATTTATACCCATTGGCATTTCCTTCAAATTCCAGAATGTCCTGGTATTCCTTATTAGACAACTCGTTCTTAAACCGTTGTCCATTCCCATTTTTAAAATATTCCCCAATGGCCTTTTCTCCGCTATGTCCAAATGGCGGATTGCCAATATCATGTGCCAATGCCGCCGCCGCCACAATGGCTCCAAAATCATTAAACTTATATCCGTGTACTTCACTTAGATACGGATGTTTCTCCAATATTTTCTTCCCAGCAATACGCCCTAAGCTCCTTCCTACCACAGAAACCTCCAAACTATGTGTTAAACGCGTATGTACAAAATCTGTCTTAGATAAGGGAATCACCTGTGTTTTGTCCTGGAGACTTCTAAAGGCTGCTGAAAAAATAACCCGATCATAATCCACCTCAAAACCCAAACGGGTTTCATCCTGTTCCTTTCGCAATCTTTTATAAGCATCCCCAAATCGTCTTAACGAAAGTAATTGTTCCCACTCCATAGTAAATATTTAAAGTTTGCAAGATACATTATTCAGAGATCAGGCTCCTATAAAAACTATATCCAATTTCCATTGTGAGGGCTCTATTTTAATGATAACTTAATCCTAATTTTACATTTAATTTTCTTATTAACCCTAAATTAGCCCTTGTTTATAAACAGTTTAGTTTCATTTTTTTATTAGTTTTTGTCGACTATTGAAATGATACACAGCTACTTTGATCAAGGTAGCTGTGTTATTTAAAGTAAAATTATTGGCTTCTTAACATTAACTTTACATTCAATACGGTAATTTGTAGCGACAAAAATTAATAAAACTATTTTATGAAGCGTATAGCGTTATTGCTATTCATTCTCTCATCTACTATTTCCTATTCACAAACTGAGGCCCCAGAGTTTGGAAAAGGTTTATTAAACATTGTAGGAAAGGATAGTACATGGAGTATGAAGCTTGCTACAAGAATGCAGTTTTTAACTTCCACAACATGGGACCAAAACAGTAATAATAAATGGGTAGACCCGCACAGTATAGCTTTGGTCCGAAGGGCTAGATTTAAATTTGATGGATTTGCCTATTCACCAAAGCTAACTTATAAGATAGAACTAGGACTCTCTAACCGGGATATGTCTGGTGCCTCCGAATATACCAGTAATGCTCCAAGGTATATTTTAGATGCTGTTGTCATGTGGAATTTTTATCAAAATTTTGAGTTATGGATTGGTCAGACCAAGCTACCTGGCAATATAGATCGCGTTATCTCTTCCGGAAACCTACAACAAGTAGACCGATCATTATTGAATAGCAGATTTACATTAGATAGAGAAACAGGCCTACAGATACGTCACCATTTTTTTCTTCACAACAAGTTTTTGATCCGTGAAAAATTTGCCATTTCACAAGGAGAAGGTAGAAATGTCACCAACGGAAATATTGGTGGCGCTCAATTCACAGGAAGATTGGAACTGCTCCCTTTTGGTGAATTTACCAATGGGGGCGAATATAAGGGGGGCGACTTAGTCCATGAAGAAATGCCTAAATTAATGCTTTCTGCAACCTATGACCATAACAAAGATGCCGTTAAGACTAGGAGTAATCAGGGCACATATATGGTTAATGACATAGGATTTCATAAAACCGATATAAACACCCTCTTTTTTGATACCATGTTTAAATATAGAGGCTTTTCTTTTATGGGTGAATACGCCCATAGGAATGCTAAGGACCCCATCGCAAAAAATGCTGATGGCAGCCTAACGGGAGACATAGTACAGATCGGTGATGGCATAAATTTACAATCAGGCTATCTTTTTAGGAAAAACTGGGAAGTATCGGGCAGGTACACCAATATTTCCTTGGACGAAGATATTACAGGAAACCGACCCGAAAATCAATACACCCTAGGCCTGTCCAAGTATATAGTAGGCCACAAACTTAAGATTCAAACGGATCTAAGTTATTTATCCGTGAATGGAGGAACCGATGAATTAATGTATAGATTGCAATTTGATATTCATTTTTAATCAATAACATAACCTTAAGATAACATTACCGACCAACGAACTTTAGATATTTGCAAACTTCTATCTTAGATACTATGGATAATATTTACTTTTTAATGATCATTGCCCTAGTCTTTTTGGCAATAGCCGATTTAGTAGTAGGCGTCAGCAACGATGCTGTCAACTTTTTAAATTCTGCTATTGGCTCTAAAGCTATCTCTTTTAGAACCGTTATGATCGTAGCGAGCCTTGGAATTGCCATCGGCGCAATTTTTTCGAGTGGGATGATGGAGGTTGCCCGAAAGGGAATCTTTAACCCCAGCGAGTTTATGTTCAGTGAGATCATGATAATTTTTATGGCGGTAATGATTACTGATATACTATTATTAGATTTCTTTAATACCATTGGCTTACCCACTTCCACTACCGTTTCCATTGTATTTGAACTATTAGGGGCATCAGTAGCAATGGCTTTTATAAAGGTTGCGGCAGATTCTGGCGACTATATGGAGGTGTACAACCATATAAATACCTCTAAGGCGACCGAAATAATTATAGGAATACTGCTTTCGGTGGTCATTGCCTTTACTATAGGGGCACTAGTCCAATATGTTTCCCGCCTTATGCTGACGTTCGATTTTAGGAAAAAAGCGAAGTGGATAGGAGCACTATTTGGCGGAATGGCCCTTACTGCTATCACTTATTTTATTTTGATAAAAGGCTTAAAAGGAGCCTCATTTGTCAGTGATTCCCTTTTAGAATCCATTAAGGAATATTCACTAGCCATCATAATTGGCAGCCTTGTACTCTGGTCCATTATTTCCTATATAATTTCTACCGTTTTAAAATATGATGTTTACAAGCTCATTATTATTGTAGGCACATTTGCACTGGCACTGGCATTTGCTGGTAACGACTTGGTAAACTTTATTGGGGTACCCATTGCCGCTTGGCAATCCTTTGAGGCTTGGCAAGCTTCAGGAATACCGGCTAACGAATTTAATATGGGCTTTCTTGCAGCACAAGTTTCCACTCCAACCTACCTATTGTTCGGAGCGGGTATGACCATGGTGCTTACCCTTTGGTTTTCCAAAAAAGCGCGTTATGTTACCCAAACTGAGATTAATCTTTCACGTGAGGGAGAGTCCAAAGAGCGATTTCAACCCAATTTCTTATCGAGAAGTATCGTTAGGGCCGCTATGTTAATATCTACAGGGGTCAACGCTTTAATCCCGAATACGCTCAGAGAAAAATTAGACGCCAAGTTTCAAAAACCAATCATAACCCTGTCTAAGGACAAAACCTTTGAAATGCCAGCCTTTGACATGGTACGAGCAGCCGTAAACCTGATGGTTGCTGGGGTCTTGATTTCCGTTGCTACCTCTTACAAATTACCTTTGTCTACTACCTATGTTACTTTTATGGTCGCCATGGGTTCTTCCTTGGCAGATAGGGCATGGGGAGCAGAAAGCGCAGTTTACCGTGTGGCTGGAGTGTTAAATGTTATTGGAGGCTGGTTTTTTACAGCATTAATTGCTTTTGTATCCGCTGCGGTTATTGTTTACCTGATTAACCTTCACGTACCTTCCATGGTCGCCATTTTATTATTGATCGCGGTGTTCCTATTAGTTCATAATTATATTTCCCACAATAAAAAATCCAAAGAAATTAGCGCTGAAGATAGTCTGAGGAACGCGGAAAGCAGTTCTATTCAGGGAGTAATAGAGGAAAGTGCCAACAATATATCCAACGTTGCCAAAAGAGGTAATAAGATATATACCAATACCATAGACGGATTGGCAAAACAGGATTTAGACCTACTCAAAAAGAACAAAAAACAGGTGGTAAAACTTTCCGCCGAAGTGGATGAGCTAAGAGACCATATCTTTTACTTCATTAAAAACTTGGATGATGCCAGTGTAGGTGCAAGTAACTTTTACATCAATATTTTGGGATATTTACAGGATATGGCACAATCCCTGGAATACCTTTCCAAGATTAGCCACAAACACATACACAACAATCACAAAAAATTAAAATACAATCAGATAAAAGAACTTAAGGAAATAGACCAAAAGCTAGATCAATTACTGAGCGAAACCAAACACGCGTTTGAATCGCGCAACTTCACCCAAATTGGGTCTATCTTAGGCAGTAAACAAAACTTGCTAGACATGGTGTCCCAAAAAATTGAAAGGCAGATTGCAAGGACGCGTACCGAAGAATCCAGTCCCAAGAATACCACCTTGTACTTTACCATTCTCTTGGAAACTAAAGATTTTATAAACGCCACTATGAATCTTTTGGAATTGTACTACCAAGAGCATGATAGCACGGTAAAGCCCGCTAAGGTAGAGCTTTAGGAAACTCGATTTAAAAATTTAGCAGGACATACCTAGCGATAGAAATTCATATGATCTATATACTTCCATACCGCATCGGGGAGCATGGGTCGTATGTTTTTCCCCAACTTGATTTGGGTACGGATAAAGGTTGATGAAATTTCCATAATTGGGGCCGGGACATGATGTATTCTTCCATGGCCTTCAAACCTATTTTCCATCTTTCCTTCTGAAATTCTGGGGTATACATAAATATCATGATTCTCAAGAATAACCTCATAGTTTTTCCATTTATGGAAACTCTTTAGATTATCCTCGCCCATTATTAGGGAAAACTCATTGGTATTCCCATATTTTTCATTGATATGAACCAGTGTATGCACTGTATAATTGGGCCTTGGTAAGTTAAATTCTATATTGCTGGGCTTCAATTTGGGATAGTGTTCGGTAACCTCGAACACCAATTGATACCTATGATGGTCGTCTAACAGTGTTTTTTTGGTTTTAAATGGACTTTGGGGCGTAATTACAAACCACACCTCATCCAAGTCCGAAAATTCTACCATATGGTTGGCAATCACCAAGTGACCAATATGTATAGGATTGAAAGTTCCAAAAAATAGTCCCACTTTTTTCTTCATGCCTAATTGAAGTCCGTTTACGCTATAAAAAATTGAATTGCCGTTGACTACATGTCCAAAGGCAATCTTAATAAAATAAGGTATATATTAATCCTTGATTTCTACTCCTAAAAATTCTGCCACTAATTCATGTGCTTCTTTCAGGGCTACATCCAGGTCATAATTCTTTATAATCCGGTCAAATTGTGGTGCAGTTGCTAACTCTACAGACGCCTTGGCGATACGCATATTAATTTTATCCTCGGATTCCGTACTGCGTTTTTTTAACCTAATTTTCAGCTCATCTACACTGGGAGGCTTTACAAATACGGCAAGGGTCTGTTCTGGAAATTTCTTCTTTATCCGCAAGCCACCTACGACATCGATATCAAATATTACATTTTTCCCTTCTGCCCAGAGTCGCTCCACCTCACTCTTCAAGGTCCCATAAAAATTATCCCGGTATACTTCTTCCCATTCCAGAAAGTCGTCTGCCTTTATATGCTGTTTAAACTCGGACAAATGCATAAAATAATAATGCTCCCCATTTTTTTCCTTGCCCCGTCTGGGCCTAGATGTTGCAGAAATAGAAAACGCCAAATTAAGCTCTGGCTGGTCTAATAGATATTTTACAATTGTAGTTTTTCCACTTCCCGAGGGCGCTGAAAAAATAATTAATTTACCGCCTTTCATTATAAAACATTGAGCATTTGTTCCTTAATCTTTTCCAATTCGTCTTTCATCTGTACCACCAATTGCTGCATAGGTGCATAGTTGGCCTTAGACCCAATAGTATTTATTTCTCTACCGATTTCTTGCCCAATAAAGGCTAATTTCTTTCCATTGGAATCCTCGGAGTTAAGGGTGGTGGTAAAATAATCCAAATGATTTTGCAGTCTTACTTTTTCCTCAGTAATATCGTATTTCTCTAAGTAATAGATCAACTCCTGCTCAAAACGGTTTACATCCAAATCTACCTTTAGGTCAGATACTGCCTTTTCCAACCGCTCTCTAATGGTTTGCAG
Encoded here:
- a CDS encoding inorganic phosphate transporter, whose product is MDNIYFLMIIALVFLAIADLVVGVSNDAVNFLNSAIGSKAISFRTVMIVASLGIAIGAIFSSGMMEVARKGIFNPSEFMFSEIMIIFMAVMITDILLLDFFNTIGLPTSTTVSIVFELLGASVAMAFIKVAADSGDYMEVYNHINTSKATEIIIGILLSVVIAFTIGALVQYVSRLMLTFDFRKKAKWIGALFGGMALTAITYFILIKGLKGASFVSDSLLESIKEYSLAIIIGSLVLWSIISYIISTVLKYDVYKLIIIVGTFALALAFAGNDLVNFIGVPIAAWQSFEAWQASGIPANEFNMGFLAAQVSTPTYLLFGAGMTMVLTLWFSKKARYVTQTEINLSREGESKERFQPNFLSRSIVRAAMLISTGVNALIPNTLREKLDAKFQKPIITLSKDKTFEMPAFDMVRAAVNLMVAGVLISVATSYKLPLSTTYVTFMVAMGSSLADRAWGAESAVYRVAGVLNVIGGWFFTALIAFVSAAVIVYLINLHVPSMVAILLLIAVFLLVHNYISHNKKSKEISAEDSLRNAESSSIQGVIEESANNISNVAKRGNKIYTNTIDGLAKQDLDLLKKNKKQVVKLSAEVDELRDHIFYFIKNLDDASVGASNFYINILGYLQDMAQSLEYLSKISHKHIHNNHKKLKYNQIKELKEIDQKLDQLLSETKHAFESRNFTQIGSILGSKQNLLDMVSQKIERQIARTRTEESSPKNTTLYFTILLETKDFINATMNLLELYYQEHDSTVKPAKVEL
- the dgt gene encoding dGTP triphosphohydrolase, translated to MEWEQLLSLRRFGDAYKRLRKEQDETRLGFEVDYDRVIFSAAFRSLQDKTQVIPLSKTDFVHTRLTHSLEVSVVGRSLGRIAGKKILEKHPYLSEVHGYKFNDFGAIVAAAALAHDIGNPPFGHSGEKAIGEYFKNGNGQRFKNELSNKEYQDILEFEGNANGYKLLTESRKGVEGGLRLSYATLGAFMKYPKESLPKKPTKHIADKKFGFFQSDVDSFKEVASELGLSTTSHKGDVAYSRHPLTFLVEAADDICYTIIDFEDGINLGLIPEDFALEYLIKLVKDSINTKKYNELAYMEDRLSYLRALAINTLISDAIGTFVDNEEAILKGEFDVSLMEKSKFKAQIEDILSLSVKKIYQSQEVIEKEIAGYKIISDILEVYTTALTRHKEGDGSNYDQLMISTLPEFYRDTTGSTYSILLNACCYVASLSDSAAVHIHNKIMGKQL
- the nadD gene encoding nicotinate (nicotinamide) nucleotide adenylyltransferase produces the protein MKKKVGLFFGTFNPIHIGHLVIANHMVEFSDLDEVWFVITPQSPFKTKKTLLDDHHRYQLVFEVTEHYPKLKPSNIEFNLPRPNYTVHTLVHINEKYGNTNEFSLIMGEDNLKSFHKWKNYEVILENHDIYVYPRISEGKMENRFEGHGRIHHVPAPIMEISSTFIRTQIKLGKNIRPMLPDAVWKYIDHMNFYR
- a CDS encoding DUF3078 domain-containing protein, yielding MRGKIIFIVLLLFWLIPINAQVTPIKKSETDTTKVTPITVDTMRIDTMRVDTIVIRTLQNKIKNLSRGANLTGPVITFNKTKALDEEYRPFRIPSFWEKENKLSVNLNEVAFVNWNAGGNNSISALANIKFLRNYKFRYVQWENLLELRYGLNSQENQKMRKADDAIRFSSTFAYRRDTISNWYYSVRANFNTQFSNGYKYPNRQAPVSRFMSPGYGFIGAGTSYIPEGKKFNLYLSPFTQKVTFVLDQNLADKGAFGVEKAKYDADKNKIKDGENSVMEFGVLITNTWQGDLFENIGVRHRLSLYSDYLKSFGNIDVEWELNFTLKVNKYVSTNFGTHILYDDDIKFDPIKADDGSIISDGTPKIQFKQLFGVGINYNF
- a CDS encoding porin, translated to MKRIALLLFILSSTISYSQTEAPEFGKGLLNIVGKDSTWSMKLATRMQFLTSTTWDQNSNNKWVDPHSIALVRRARFKFDGFAYSPKLTYKIELGLSNRDMSGASEYTSNAPRYILDAVVMWNFYQNFELWIGQTKLPGNIDRVISSGNLQQVDRSLLNSRFTLDRETGLQIRHHFFLHNKFLIREKFAISQGEGRNVTNGNIGGAQFTGRLELLPFGEFTNGGEYKGGDLVHEEMPKLMLSATYDHNKDAVKTRSNQGTYMVNDIGFHKTDINTLFFDTMFKYRGFSFMGEYAHRNAKDPIAKNADGSLTGDIVQIGDGINLQSGYLFRKNWEVSGRYTNISLDEDITGNRPENQYTLGLSKYIVGHKLKIQTDLSYLSVNGGTDELMYRLQFDIHF
- the gmk gene encoding guanylate kinase, coding for MKGGKLIIFSAPSGSGKTTIVKYLLDQPELNLAFSISATSRPRRGKEKNGEHYYFMHLSEFKQHIKADDFLEWEEVYRDNFYGTLKSEVERLWAEGKNVIFDIDVVGGLRIKKKFPEQTLAVFVKPPSVDELKIRLKKRSTESEDKINMRIAKASVELATAPQFDRIIKNYDLDVALKEAHELVAEFLGVEIKD
- a CDS encoding 1-deoxy-D-xylulose-5-phosphate synthase yields the protein MSKGILQHINTPTDIRTLPVAELSQLAKELREFIIDIVANKEGHLGASLGVVELTIALHYVFNTPYDNLIWDVGHQAYGHKILTGRREIFHTNRQLDGISGFPKREESKYDAFGTGHSSTSISAILGMSMASRLKGETKKQHIAVIGDASIASGMAFEGLNHAGDTDPNILIVLNDNAIGIDPSVGALKKYLTNVKKGTAKDENIFECLNFDYTGPLDGHDLPLLVKELERLKSVAGPKLLHIITTKGKGLKKAEENQVVYHAPGKFDKITGDILPKISENEPPKYQDVFGHTLVELAKLNPRIVGITPAMPTGSSLKYMMDLMPERAFDVGIAEQHAVTMAAGMAAEGMVPFCNIYVTFLQRAYDQLIHDVALQNLPVIFCLDRAGLVGQDGATHHGLYDMAQLRCIPNLIIFAPMNEIELRNIMYTAQLGLKHPIAIRYPRGRGVILDWKQKFAEIPIGSAEELKKGTKIAILSIGHIGNMVLELLSELNNENEVGLYNMRFVKPLDKEMLQNIFQEYSHVITIEDGCSTGGFGSAVLEFANEINCKIPIQIIGVPEVFIEHGTVEELQRIAGIDKTTLWNHINNILNKD